In Thermodesulfobium sp. 4217-1, one genomic interval encodes:
- a CDS encoding ATP-dependent DNA ligase — MIEKNNDQKIYIDQNIFGNLENLRDKGSVSSSFNNLALVFERLEKESSRLKMMEILAAYFETIAPEDIKMAIYLLSGRTGPSFDTIDFGIGEKFIIESLLRIYGGFKVEIEDMYRGLGDLGLVASKVVKEKVSSLSLYEVFYYLRALAIVSGPNSQDKKIELLTAIFDKATPLEALYLVRIILGRLRLGAQDATVIEALSFAKVRSKALKPKIEKCYNLTSDLGYVAYIFFASGEKALDSIHAIVANPIRMALAERMSSPEEVFNKLGRCIVEPKFDGFRCQVHKIGDKVKIYSRNLEDNTRMFPEIVESVLNYCNAKNCIFEGEAISFDPVTLHFMPFQVTVQRKRKHNILKVAAKFPLRLEIFDLLYKDDVDITSHPLFERKRILKDTINKNDTIVISDSYEVDNPEMLKSLFDKYVADGMEGIMIKRLEGVYQAGARNFNWVKLKRSMKQSILSDTIDAVVMGYFYGKGQRNKLGIGSLLIGLYDPEKECFETIAKLGSGFTEEEWVELLGNLEETKTSSMPKNYFSEINPDFWVEPKIVVEVEADEITVSPVHTVGRREFDENSIKGLPVGSGFALRFPRAKKIRYDKSVYDSTSPNEIFKLWEISKNKTSFDKDISENSVNLDIQKGANKLKIKGKDITLFD; from the coding sequence ATGATAGAAAAAAATAACGATCAAAAAATTTATATTGATCAAAATATCTTTGGTAATCTTGAGAACCTAAGGGATAAGGGTTCTGTGAGTTCTAGCTTCAACAATCTGGCTTTAGTCTTTGAAAGGCTTGAAAAAGAGAGTTCAAGATTAAAGATGATGGAAATTCTTGCAGCATATTTTGAAACAATAGCTCCAGAAGATATCAAGATGGCTATTTACCTGTTGTCTGGAAGAACTGGCCCATCTTTTGATACTATTGATTTTGGAATTGGTGAAAAATTTATTATCGAGTCCTTGTTAAGGATTTACGGTGGTTTCAAGGTTGAAATTGAGGATATGTATAGGGGCTTAGGGGATCTTGGATTGGTGGCTAGTAAGGTTGTAAAGGAAAAAGTTAGTAGCTTAAGCCTTTACGAGGTGTTCTATTATCTTAGGGCTCTGGCTATTGTTTCAGGCCCAAATTCCCAGGACAAAAAGATAGAGCTCTTGACTGCTATTTTTGATAAGGCTACCCCTCTTGAAGCCCTTTATCTTGTTAGAATAATACTTGGCAGACTTAGATTGGGCGCTCAGGACGCTACCGTGATTGAGGCCCTCTCTTTTGCCAAGGTTAGAAGCAAGGCCTTGAAACCAAAGATTGAGAAATGTTACAACCTCACTTCTGATCTTGGTTATGTGGCATACATATTTTTTGCCAGTGGAGAAAAGGCCCTTGATTCTATACACGCAATAGTTGCTAATCCTATTAGGATGGCTTTGGCAGAGAGAATGTCGAGCCCAGAAGAAGTATTCAATAAGCTGGGCAGATGTATCGTGGAGCCAAAATTTGATGGTTTCAGGTGTCAGGTACACAAAATTGGCGACAAGGTTAAGATTTACTCAAGAAATCTTGAAGATAATACCAGGATGTTTCCTGAGATTGTAGAATCTGTTCTAAATTATTGTAATGCAAAGAACTGTATTTTTGAAGGAGAGGCGATTAGTTTCGATCCAGTGACACTTCATTTTATGCCTTTCCAGGTAACTGTCCAAAGGAAAAGAAAGCACAATATTTTGAAAGTGGCTGCAAAATTTCCGCTAAGATTGGAAATATTCGATTTGCTTTATAAAGACGATGTCGATATTACATCGCATCCATTATTCGAAAGGAAAAGGATCTTAAAGGATACGATAAATAAAAACGATACAATTGTAATATCTGACTCTTATGAAGTAGACAACCCTGAGATGCTAAAGAGCTTGTTTGACAAATATGTGGCAGATGGTATGGAAGGAATAATGATAAAAAGATTAGAGGGCGTATATCAGGCGGGCGCGAGAAATTTTAATTGGGTAAAGCTCAAGAGATCTATGAAGCAATCAATACTCTCTGACACCATAGACGCTGTTGTTATGGGATATTTTTATGGCAAAGGCCAAAGGAACAAGCTGGGCATAGGATCGCTGTTGATAGGCTTATACGATCCAGAAAAAGAATGCTTTGAAACAATAGCAAAGCTGGGATCAGGATTTACAGAAGAAGAATGGGTCGAACTTCTTGGAAATCTTGAAGAAACAAAGACAAGTTCGATGCCTAAAAATTATTTTTCAGAGATAAATCCTGATTTCTGGGTAGAGCCAAAGATAGTGGTTGAGGTTGAGGCTGACGAAATCACCGTTAGCCCAGTGCATACCGTTGGGAGAAGAGAGTTTGATGAAAATTCTATAAAAGGCTTACCTGTTGGGAGTGGATTCGCACTAAGGTTTCCAAGAGCGAAGAAGATTAGGTATGATAAGAGCGTTTATGACTCTACCTCTCCGAACGAAATCTTTAAATTGTGGGAAATTTCTAAAAATAAAACAAGTTTTGACAAAGATATTTCAGAAAATTCTGTGAATTTGGATATACAAAAGGGGGCAAATAAGCTTAAAATTAAAGGGAAAGATATAACTTTATTTGACTAA
- a CDS encoding alanine--glyoxylate aminotransferase family protein encodes MNNKKVILMCPGPSEVHPEVLLAMAKPIISHVDPSFFVLLDQLQGQLKTIFQTENPCMLLPGTGSSGMEAALINFLDPGEKVLVGVIGHFGDRIRIIAERIGCDVKVVSAPDGKALDPNDVEMAIKGFSPKIFACVHAETSTGVLQPLEDIMKICKKYGVLTLVDTVASLAGVNVSVDDLGIDIVYSGSQKCLGCPPGVAPISFGPKAEAVLDTLKPRNYYLDLRLIKKYWQERVYHHTPPVSLFYACNKGFDLIIEEGLISRFERHRKMGLALQKGLEAMGFKFVAERNIQNPVVTAVYLPTEIEDVKLRKILLEEFGIEIALGIAQLKGKIARFGTMAESARPYNILYLLSALENIFKRYGIFKESGVEVASSML; translated from the coding sequence ATGAATAACAAGAAAGTTATATTAATGTGCCCAGGTCCGTCTGAGGTTCATCCAGAGGTTCTTTTGGCTATGGCTAAGCCAATTATTAGCCATGTGGATCCGAGTTTTTTTGTATTGCTCGATCAATTGCAGGGTCAGCTTAAGACTATATTTCAAACAGAAAATCCATGCATGCTTTTGCCTGGTACAGGGAGTTCTGGCATGGAGGCAGCCTTAATCAATTTTCTCGATCCTGGAGAAAAAGTCCTTGTAGGGGTAATTGGACATTTTGGAGATAGGATAAGAATTATTGCAGAGAGAATTGGTTGTGATGTGAAGGTGGTTAGCGCTCCTGATGGGAAGGCCCTTGATCCCAATGACGTGGAGATGGCCATAAAGGGGTTTTCGCCTAAAATTTTTGCATGCGTACATGCTGAAACATCTACAGGGGTGCTTCAGCCTCTTGAAGATATTATGAAAATATGTAAGAAATATGGCGTCTTGACACTGGTCGATACCGTTGCTTCTTTGGCAGGGGTAAACGTTTCTGTAGACGATTTGGGCATTGATATAGTTTATAGTGGTTCACAAAAGTGTCTGGGCTGCCCCCCGGGCGTGGCGCCTATTAGCTTCGGTCCAAAAGCAGAGGCAGTTTTGGACACTCTTAAACCAAGAAACTATTATCTTGACCTTAGACTCATAAAAAAGTATTGGCAAGAGAGGGTTTACCATCACACGCCGCCTGTAAGTCTTTTTTATGCTTGTAACAAGGGATTCGATCTTATCATTGAAGAGGGCCTGATAAGTAGATTCGAAAGACACAGAAAAATGGGTTTAGCTCTCCAAAAAGGGCTTGAGGCTATGGGATTCAAATTTGTTGCAGAGAGGAATATCCAAAATCCAGTGGTTACTGCTGTTTACTTGCCAACAGAAATTGAGGATGTGAAACTGAGGAAAATACTTCTCGAGGAATTTGGCATAGAAATAGCTCTTGGAATTGCTCAGCTAAAGGGAAAGATTGCTAGGTTTGGCACTATGGCTGAGTCTGCGAGACCATATAATATTCTTTATCTTTTAAGTGCACTTGAAAATATTTTCAAACGTTATGGTATATTTAAAGAATCTGGTGTAGAAGTTGCATCAAGCATGCTTTAA